The Streptomyces tendae DNA segment CGGCGACCGCCTCCGCCCTCAAGGCGGCCCACGCCCGGGCCGGTGCCCTGCTGATCGTCTGCGGGGACCCGCAGCGCATCAACTCGGTGCTGGGTACCGGAGTCTGAGCCGATGCCACGGTGTCGGCGCGCCGGTGCGCCGGGTACGCCCGAGCACCGGCGGTCGCGTGGACGCGTACATCTGGAGCTTCGGTGTGCGTGGATACGGGCCTGTGCCTGTGCTGTGTCCGTGAGTGTGCCCGTGTCCGGTGGACCGATGGACGGAGTGCCGGGTGCCGGTGTGCTCGTGCATCGTGGTGTCCTCGCGCGGAGCGGCGGTGCCGGGAGGTCGGCTCGGCTCGTGTCACTGGCGGGCCGGCTTCGATCCGGGGCGGGGGACCGGGCGCGCGCGGCCTGCGAACACGGGGAGCGTGTTGCGGGCCAGGCTCACGGCACTCGGAGGCGGCGCATGTCGTTCCGCGGTCCGGAACCGCACATGCGGTTCGTCGAGCGTGCGGTCGGCTGGACGAGCGGTTGGCTGGACGTGCGGTCGGCCGAACATGTGGGTTCGTCGAACGGGCCGTTGGTGGCCGGACGTGCTGCCACCGGGTGTGTCAGGCGGACCGCGTGGCCTCGGCGGACCGCGTGATCTCAGCGGGCCGCCGCGCGCCGCAGCACTTCCGACGCCACACCGCCCGTGCGGGGTATCCGCGGGGGCGCCTCGGACATGGCGACCGGTTCCGGCGCCGAGCCGGCGCTGGGATGGCGGCCGCCCCGCCCTTCGCCGAGGACCTGCCAGCCGTCACGGGTCAGCGTGATGTACGCACCGCAGCGCAGGCCGTGGAGGGTGCAGGCGTCCCGCAGCCCCCACATCCACGCCCCGTCCTCCTCGGTCCACCGGGCGTCGCCGTCACGGCAGTAGAGCAGCACGGCGGTGCGCACCGGGGTGCGGCGCCGCAGGTCGTGGGGGATGACCCGGCGCAGCTGGGCCAGCAGCGCGTTGCGGAACATCCAGCCGTCGGCGGTGGTCGTGGTGCGCCGGGTGAACGACGCGCTCGCGCACAGCCGTTCGTCCGGGTCGAGCACGGCGACGACCGCGGTCGCCGGGCCGGGACGATGCCGGGCGTGCAGTCCGCTGACGACCTCGCGTGGACTGCGCAGCAGCGGGATTCCCGCGGCCGCCCATTCCGCAGGCTCGAGCAGACGGTTGGCGGATGCGGCGGACATCGACAGCGATGCCGCCGAGGACGGAGCGAATCCGAAGGTCACGGTCCTCCCTTCGGCTACGCCCACACTGCGGGCGGGTCGGATTCGGGGGAGCGCGCACGCAACAGAGCCCTACCTGGTCGGCGGGCGAGCCGTGCGGGTGCGTAGTTCAATTCTTCCTGTCGAACTTGGATGCGGCAACGAGCAATTGGGGCAGGGGACCGGTATCGGCGGATCCGCGGCTAATATCCCCACCCCTGGAGTGGGCGCGACGGGTCAGCCCTGCACGGCCAGTACCAGCGGCAGTACTCCCTGCGCACCGGCCCGCCGGAGCAGGCGTGCCGCGACCGCGAGCGTCCACCCCGTCTCGGTGTAGTCGTCCACCAGAAGAACCGGTCCCTGGGCCCGTGCGAGTGCCTCCGCGAGCTCGGGCGGCACGGTCAGCGAGCCGTCCAGCGCCTTCAGCCGCTGAGCGCTGTTGCTCCGGGAGAGGGAATGCCGCTCACCTGTGTTCTCCACCGACCCGAGCAGCGGCAGTCGTCCGGTCTCCGCGATGTGCGCCCCCAGGGATTGGACCAGGCGCGGCCGGCTCCGCGAGGCGACGGTCACCACGCCGACCGGCCTGGGCTGGGCGTCTGCCACACCCGCAGCCCAACCGCCGGGCCCCTTCGCCCAGTCGGCCAGCACGCCCACCGAGGCCCGGGCGACATCGTCAGGTACGGGCCCGTCCGGAGCCTGGGGTGCGAGCAGCGGACGCAGCCGGTTGCCCCAGCCGATGTCCGACAGACGCCCCAGCGCACGCCCCTGTGCCGCCTGTTCCCCTGCGGGGATACGACCCTTCAGATCCACGCCGATCGCCGGGAGTCCGGTGGGCCACATGCGCCGGGGCTCCACCTCGACGCCCGCCCGGCCGAGATCCGCGCGGGCCGCGTCCAGCGCCACGGTGGACGCCTCGGCCGTGTAGCGGGCGCCGGCGCAGTTGTCGCAGCGGCCGCAGGGTTTGGCGCCCTCGTCGTCCAACTGCCGCTGCAGGAACTCCATCCGGCAGTCCGTCGTCGTCACGTAGTCGCGCATCGCCTGCTGCTCCGCCGCGCGCTGACGGGCCACCCACGCGTACCGCTCGGCGTCGTACGTCCAGGGCCGGCCGGTCGCGATCCAGCCGCCCTTGACCCGCTGCACCGCCCCGTCCACGTCGAGCACCTTCAGCATGGTCTCCAGGCGGGAGCGGCGCAGCTCCACCAGCGGTTCCAGCGCGGGCAGCGACAGCGGCCGCTCGGCATGCGCGAGGACGTCGAGCGTGCGCCGCACGGTGTCCTCGGAGGGGAAGGCGAGCGAGGCGAAGTACTCCCAGATCGCCTCGTCCTCCTTGCCCGGCAGGAGCAGCACCTCGGCATGGCGCACTCCGCGCCCCGCGCGACCGACCTGCTGGTAGTAGGAGATCGGGGAGGACGGCGACCCCAGGTGCACCACGAAGCCCAGGTCCGGCTTGTCGAACCCCATGCCGAGGGCGGAGGTCGCGACAAGAGCCTTCACCTTGTTGGCGAGCAGGTCCTCCTCGGCCTGCTGCCGGTCGGCGTTCTCCGTCCGGCCGGTGTAGGAGGCGACGGTGTGCCCGCGGCGGCGCAGGAAGGCGGTGACCTCCTCGGCCACGGCGACGGTCAGCGTGTAGATGATGCCCGACCCGGGGAGCTGGTCCAGGTGGTCGGCGAGCCAGGCCATGCGGTGCGCGGCGTCCGGCAGGCGCAGCACGCTCAGGCTGAGGCTCTCCCGGTCCAGCGGACCCCGCAGCACCAGCGCGTCCGAGGTGCCGCCCGTGCCCAGCTGGTCGGCGACGTCGGCGGTCACCCGAGCGTTGGCCGTGGCGGTCGTGGCGAGGACGGGCACCCCTTCCGGGAGATCGCTCAGCATCGTCCGCAGCCGCCGGTAGTCGGGGCGGAAGTCGTGGCCCCAGTCGGAGATGCAGTGCGCCTCGTCGACCACGAGGAGGCCGGTCGCCGCGGCCAGCCGGGGCAGCACCTGGTCGCGGAAGTCCGGGTTGTTCAGCCGCTCGGGGCTCACCAGCAGCACATCGACGTCCCCTGCCTCGATCTCCGCCCGGATGGAGTCCCACTCCTCGCTGTTGGAGGAGTTGATGGTGCGGGCGCGGACCCCCGCCCTGGCCGCCGCGTCGACCTGGTTGCGCATCAGCGCCAGCAGCGGGGAGACGATCACGGTGGGTCCGCTGCCCTGGGCCCGCAGGAGCGCCGTTGCCACGAAGTACACCGCTGACTTGCCCCAGCCCGTGCGCTGGACGACCAGGGCCCGTCGCTTGTCGGCGACCAGGGCCTCGATCGCACGCCACTGGTCGTCGCGCAGCCGGGCGGTGCCCGTGTCGTCCCCGACGAGACGGGCGAGCACCGCGTCGGCGGCCGTCCGGAGATCCGTGTTGCTCGTGTGCTCCATGGGTCCCATCCAACAGGACGGCGCCGACATCGGTCGTGGGCTGTGGACGAAGGCCGACCGGCGCATCGGCGGGTGACATGAACCTGATGTGACTTATCCACAGGTTCAACCGGAATGTCGCAATCCGCGAGATCGTCTCGGCATGACGAACCACAGCGGGACGACCGGTCCCTCCGAGAACAGTGACATCCCGCGCCAGGGCGGACGCGAGGAAGCGGACCCACGACGGGAGGCGGCCGTGGCCCGCACCGAACCATCGGCGACCCCCGACCCGGCGGACCTGTCCTGCACCGCGTACGAGAGCCACGGTGACCAGCAGCAGGTGACCCTGCGCACTCCGGCCGAACTCGCCGACGCGGTGCCCTACCTGCTCGGCTACCGCCCCGAGGACAGCATCGTGCTCGTCTCCCTGCACGACACCGGGGGGCGGGGCAGGTTCGGGGGCCGCGCCCGGCTCGGCATCCCCGCCGACGCCGGCGACTGGCCCTCCGCTGCCCGGCAGCTCGCCCAGGGCCTGGTGACCGGCTGCGAGCGCAGGGGCGCCCGGCCCGAGCAGATGGTCGTGTTCCTCTGCCGGGACCCGGGACAGGGCGAGTCCGGTCGGCAGGTCAAGGAGCGACTCGGCCCGCTGGCTCAAGCCCTGCGGCTGGAGTGCGGTGCCCTGGACGTCCCGGTGGTGGAGGCCCTCTGTGTCTCCGGCGGCCGCTTCTGGTCCTACTGCTGCGACGACCAGGCCTGCTGCCCGCCCGACGGGACACCGATGGGCCTGCCCGGCACCTCGGTACTGGCCGCCGCGGCCACCTATGCCGGCCTGCAGGTCCGTGGCACCCTGCGCGAACTGCACGCCCGGCTTCTGCCCTGGGAGACCTCCGCCGCCCTCGACCAGCAGCGCGCGCTGGACGCCGCCGGAGCGAAGCTGATCCCCAGGATCGTCGACGAGCAGGACCGGCGCGCGGTCGCCGAGGAGACGCTGGAACTGGCAGAGTGCCTCCTGCGCCGCCTCGCCGACGCCCCTCCCGTGCCGGGCGCGCTCCCGTCGGACCTCCGCGACGACGAACTGATCACCTACGACGAGGCGGCGACGCTCATCCTGGGCCTTCAGGACCGCACCACCCGCGACCGCGCGGCCGCATGGATGGAGGGCGACGAGGCGGCCCCTGCCCTCCGCCTGTGGCGCTCCCTGGCGCGCCGCTGCGTCGGGCCGTACGGCGAGCACGCCGCGGCACCCCTCACCCTGGCCGGCTGGGTCGCCTGGTCCTCCTGCGACGAACTGGAGGCCCGGGAGGCACTCGCCATGGCGCTCGGCGCCGACCCCGACTATCTCTTCGCCCGCCTGCTGCACCAGGCGTGCAACGAGGGACTCGACCCCGAGTCCATCCGCCGCTGCCTCCGCGAGGGACGCCGCGAGGGGCGGAGGAACGGCGGGGCGGAGCCGGCCGGTGAGCGGACATCGGACGGGGCGGGCCGAGGCGCGGGATCCGCGGCCGGGGACACCCGCCCGGCTGAGGGGACCGTGGTGCCCGGCCGAGAGGCGGAGCCGCTTCCTCGAAGCCGCCGTATGCGGGCGGCCGGCCGCGGGGCACGGTCGGCCCGCCGCGAGCCCACCGCCGCCGGGCGGCTGCCGCGCCCTCGATTGGCGGCGGGCGGTGCGCGGTCCAAGGGCGCCGCGACGGGCACTGTGCGCCCCGGCGGTACGGACCGGCGCGGAGCCCAGGCCGGCGGAACCCGCCCCGGTGCGCCCGGGCCCGGAACCACGAGTCGACGCGGACACCGCCACGACACCGCCGAAGCCGCGTCGCACCCTGGGGACGCGGAGGAGTGAAAGGGAGGACACGTCAGTCATCAACGATGCACACGGTGACCACTGGGCAGTGACCCGCAGCGGGCGCGCCCGAGCCCAGGCGGGGGCGGAAGGCCGGGCCGCCGCGAACGCGCCGTAAGGAGGGAGACCAGCCGCCGATACGGCCGACGAAGGGAGTGTTTATCGTCAGGCAGACGACTATGATCGCCGCATGTCCTACGACCCGTCAGCCTTTCCGCCGTTCGCTGTCACCGTGGACCTGGTCGTGCTCACCGTGCGTCGTCACGCTCTGTGCGCGCTGGCGGTGCGGAGGGGGGAGCCCCCGTTCCAGGGACGGTGGGCACTCCCCGGCGGCTTCGTACGGGCCGACGAGGACCTGGCGCAGGCAGCGGCCCGGGAGCTGGCGGAGGAGACGGGGCTGCGGGTGCACGACCCGGCTGTTCCCACGCAGGACCACGGTGCCCACCTCGAGCAGCTCGCCACCTACGGCGATCCCAAGCGTGACCCGCGGATGCGGGTCGTCAGCGTCGCCCATCTCGCCCTCGCCCCCGACCTGCCGGCGCCCCGGGCGGGCGGTGACGCCAGCAACGCCCGCTGGGCCCCGGTCGAGGAGCTGCTGCAGCAGGGTGGTTACGGCAGGGACGGTGAGCCGGTGGCGCCACTCGCCTTCGACCACGCCCAGATTCTGTGGGACGGGGTGGAGCGCGCCCGCTCCAAGATCGAGTACTCGTCGCTGGCGACGGCCTTCTGCCCCTCCGAGTTCACGGTCGGTGAGCTCCGCCGGGTCTACGAGGCGGTGTGGGGTGTGGCGCTCGACCCGCGCAACTTCCACCGCAAGGTGACGGGTACGCCGGGCTTCCTCGTCCCCACCGGCGGCACCACCACCCGCCAGGGCGGCCGTCCCGCCCAGCTCTTCCGGGCCGGCGGCGCCACCCTGCTCAACCCGCCCATGCTGCGCCCCGAGGTCTGAGGCGGGAAGCGCGGGCGCCTGGGCGCGGGCCTCCGGAGGAGTATCCCTCCGGGCGACCGGCAGCGGGCAACGGGCCCTGCGGTGCCCGAAAAACCCGATTTGGCGCGCTATCTTGCATCGGGTGATCCAGGCCATCGGACTGACCAGCAGCCCCCGCAAAGAGCTCCCGCCCGCCGTCGACGACGTCTCCTTCGAGGCGTATGCGGGTCGCGTCACCGCATTGCTCGGAGCACCGGGCGCCGGCAAGACGACGGCGCTCAAGCTCATGCTCGAACTGCAACGCGGCCGTGGTGTCGCCTACTTCAGAGGTCGCCCCCTGCACCGCATCCCTCACCCGGCTCACGAGGTCGGCGTACTGCTGGGCGATGTGCCGGGCCACCCCGCCCGTTCGGTGCGCGGTCATCTCCGCATGCTCTGCGCGGCCTCGGGTGTCCCGGCCCGGCGGGCCGACGAAGTCCTCGAAGCGGTGGGCCTCGTGAGCCTGCGCGACGAACGGCTCGGAACGCTGTCGCGCGGGATGGACCGTCGGCTCGGTCTGGCCTGCGCCCTCCTCACCGACCCGCACACGCTCGTGCTCGACGACCCCGCGCGCGGGCTGTCCGTGGGGGAGAGCCGCTGGCTGCACGACATGATGCGGGAGCACGCGGGGCAGGGCGGCACGGTCCTGTGCAGCACGGCCGATCCCAAGGAGGCTGCGCGGATCGCGGACCAGGTGGTCACGTTGGAGGGCGGGAGGGTCGTCGCCGACCAGGAGGCCGCCGACTTCGCCCGCACCCGGCTGCGCCCTCGTGTCGCCGTCCGAAGTCCGCACGCCGTCCGCCTGTCCGCGCTGCTCACGCAGGAGGCCCGTGCCGCCCGGCGGTCCGTGGAGGTCGTACGGGAGGGCGGCAACCGCCTCTGCGTCTACGGCAGTACCTGCGCCGAGGTGGGCGAGACGGCCTTCCGGCACGGCATCGTCGTCCACCAACTGGCCGACGAGATCGGTGACATGGGCCCGGCCGCGGGTGCCGCCACGGAGGGACGGCTCACACGGCCGCTCGGAGACCCGCAGAAGGGCAGGCGGCCACCACTCACTCCCGCTGCCGAACCCGCGGCCCCCGACGCCGCCCCGCCCGAAGCCACCGCGGACGAAGCCGAAACACACACGACGGCTGCCCCCCAGCGCACCACCTCCCACCCCGCCGCGCGCGCCACCCGCCCCCGGGTCACTCTCCCGCCCCCCGTCCTCGTCCGTCCCGCGCCCCGCCCGCTGCGGCCCGTGCGGTACGAGATCCGCCGGGCCACCGGTGTGGCCACGGGGTACGTCGTCGGGGCATGCGTGCTCCTCGTGTCCGCCCTCACCGCCGTGGTGCTGGCCCGCATCGGCCACACCCCGCAACCGCGGCTGCTGGCCGCGTGGCCCGCCGAGTTGCCGCTGCCGCCCGCCGCGCTCGGGGCGGGTCTGCTCGGCGCACTGGCCTTCGGGGACGAGTTCCGTCATCCCGCGCTGGCGGCGGACCGTGGCACGGTGCCCCGCAGGCTGGGACTGCTCACGGCCAAGCTCCTCGTCGCGTCCGCCGCCGCGCTCGTGCTGGCCGTGCTGACCATCGGATGTGACGCCGAACTGCTGTACCTCGTCTACGGGAGCGAAATGGTCACGGTGCCCGCCGACTGGCTTCCGCTGACCGCCGGCTGGCTCGCCCTGGTGACGGGCTGCGCCTGGGCCGGTGTGCTGGCCGCGGGCGTATTCCGGTCCACCACCGCCGGGCTGGCCGCGGTCGTCGCCGTGCCCCTGCTCGTCGTGCCCCTCGTGCACAAGCTCATGGAGGGACCGTCGGCGCCTCCGGAGCCGCTTTCGCAGCGGTTGCGCGACGGTCTGCCGCTGCGGTGGCCCTTCGGGGGTGAGCAGCACCTGGAGGCGGTGCTGCGTCTGGTCGCCCAACCCGTGGGCGGCGCAATGACGTTGTCGGTGGTGGCACTCCTGGGTGCGTATGTGTTCACCGGCCTGCGAAGCAGAGTCCGATGATGACCGCATTTGTGTCTCTCGGCCTTTCTCTGCTCGTAACTCCCTGAGGAAAGCTCATTTCTTTCCGATAAGGCGTCAATTGCGACGGGGTGAGCGATCACCCTTTCGTGTGCTTTTCACCAAAGACCTCAAGGGAGTTGGAACCGACGCCGAAAAAGGATGCGTGAGTACCCTTGCGCACACCATGATGACCGCCGCCCGCTCCGCCGACTCCGGCCTCGCGACCCCGGGCGAACTCGACCGCTACCCCTACGCGGAGGCGCCCGGCGTCGACCGTGTCGGGAGCCCTGTGTGGGACGGAGCGGAGCCGGACCTGGGCCGCGTCGGCCGGCGGACCGCGGGCAGCCGCGGACGCGGACTGCACGGACAACTCGTCCAGCAGCTGGGACAGATGATCGTCTCGGGTGATCTGGGCGCCGACCGTCCGCTGGTTCCGGAGGAGATCGGTCAGCGTTTCGAGGTGTCCCGCACCGTCGTCCGCGAGTCGCTCCGCGTGCTGGAGGCCAAGGGCCTGGTCAGCGCCCGGCCGAACGTGGGCACGCGAGTGCGCCCGGTCAGTGACTGGAACCTTCTCGACCCGGACATCATCGAGTGGCGGGCCTACGGGCCGCAGCGGGACGACCAGCGCCGGGAGCTCAGTGAGCTGCGCTGGACGATCGAGCCGCTCGCCGCCCGGCTGGCCGCCGGTCACGGTCGGGAGGACGTCCAGCAGCGCCTCGCCGACATGGTGGAGATCATGGGGCACGCCCTCGGCCAGG contains these protein-coding regions:
- a CDS encoding RecQ family ATP-dependent DNA helicase; its protein translation is MEHTSNTDLRTAADAVLARLVGDDTGTARLRDDQWRAIEALVADKRRALVVQRTGWGKSAVYFVATALLRAQGSGPTVIVSPLLALMRNQVDAAARAGVRARTINSSNSEEWDSIRAEIEAGDVDVLLVSPERLNNPDFRDQVLPRLAAATGLLVVDEAHCISDWGHDFRPDYRRLRTMLSDLPEGVPVLATTATANARVTADVADQLGTGGTSDALVLRGPLDRESLSLSVLRLPDAAHRMAWLADHLDQLPGSGIIYTLTVAVAEEVTAFLRRRGHTVASYTGRTENADRQQAEEDLLANKVKALVATSALGMGFDKPDLGFVVHLGSPSSPISYYQQVGRAGRGVRHAEVLLLPGKEDEAIWEYFASLAFPSEDTVRRTLDVLAHAERPLSLPALEPLVELRRSRLETMLKVLDVDGAVQRVKGGWIATGRPWTYDAERYAWVARQRAAEQQAMRDYVTTTDCRMEFLQRQLDDEGAKPCGRCDNCAGARYTAEASTVALDAARADLGRAGVEVEPRRMWPTGLPAIGVDLKGRIPAGEQAAQGRALGRLSDIGWGNRLRPLLAPQAPDGPVPDDVARASVGVLADWAKGPGGWAAGVADAQPRPVGVVTVASRSRPRLVQSLGAHIAETGRLPLLGSVENTGERHSLSRSNSAQRLKALDGSLTVPPELAEALARAQGPVLLVDDYTETGWTLAVAARLLRRAGAQGVLPLVLAVQG
- a CDS encoding DUF4192 domain-containing protein; its protein translation is MTNHSGTTGPSENSDIPRQGGREEADPRREAAVARTEPSATPDPADLSCTAYESHGDQQQVTLRTPAELADAVPYLLGYRPEDSIVLVSLHDTGGRGRFGGRARLGIPADAGDWPSAARQLAQGLVTGCERRGARPEQMVVFLCRDPGQGESGRQVKERLGPLAQALRLECGALDVPVVEALCVSGGRFWSYCCDDQACCPPDGTPMGLPGTSVLAAAATYAGLQVRGTLRELHARLLPWETSAALDQQRALDAAGAKLIPRIVDEQDRRAVAEETLELAECLLRRLADAPPVPGALPSDLRDDELITYDEAATLILGLQDRTTRDRAAAWMEGDEAAPALRLWRSLARRCVGPYGEHAAAPLTLAGWVAWSSCDELEAREALAMALGADPDYLFARLLHQACNEGLDPESIRRCLREGRREGRRNGGAEPAGERTSDGAGRGAGSAAGDTRPAEGTVVPGREAEPLPRSRRMRAAGRGARSARREPTAAGRLPRPRLAAGGARSKGAATGTVRPGGTDRRGAQAGGTRPGAPGPGTTSRRGHRHDTAEAASHPGDAEE
- a CDS encoding NUDIX hydrolase; protein product: MSYDPSAFPPFAVTVDLVVLTVRRHALCALAVRRGEPPFQGRWALPGGFVRADEDLAQAAARELAEETGLRVHDPAVPTQDHGAHLEQLATYGDPKRDPRMRVVSVAHLALAPDLPAPRAGGDASNARWAPVEELLQQGGYGRDGEPVAPLAFDHAQILWDGVERARSKIEYSSLATAFCPSEFTVGELRRVYEAVWGVALDPRNFHRKVTGTPGFLVPTGGTTTRQGGRPAQLFRAGGATLLNPPMLRPEV
- a CDS encoding ABC transporter ATP-binding protein, with protein sequence MIQAIGLTSSPRKELPPAVDDVSFEAYAGRVTALLGAPGAGKTTALKLMLELQRGRGVAYFRGRPLHRIPHPAHEVGVLLGDVPGHPARSVRGHLRMLCAASGVPARRADEVLEAVGLVSLRDERLGTLSRGMDRRLGLACALLTDPHTLVLDDPARGLSVGESRWLHDMMREHAGQGGTVLCSTADPKEAARIADQVVTLEGGRVVADQEAADFARTRLRPRVAVRSPHAVRLSALLTQEARAARRSVEVVREGGNRLCVYGSTCAEVGETAFRHGIVVHQLADEIGDMGPAAGAATEGRLTRPLGDPQKGRRPPLTPAAEPAAPDAAPPEATADEAETHTTAAPQRTTSHPAARATRPRVTLPPPVLVRPAPRPLRPVRYEIRRATGVATGYVVGACVLLVSALTAVVLARIGHTPQPRLLAAWPAELPLPPAALGAGLLGALAFGDEFRHPALAADRGTVPRRLGLLTAKLLVASAAALVLAVLTIGCDAELLYLVYGSEMVTVPADWLPLTAGWLALVTGCAWAGVLAAGVFRSTTAGLAAVVAVPLLVVPLVHKLMEGPSAPPEPLSQRLRDGLPLRWPFGGEQHLEAVLRLVAQPVGGAMTLSVVALLGAYVFTGLRSRVR
- a CDS encoding FadR/GntR family transcriptional regulator; the encoded protein is MSTLAHTMMTAARSADSGLATPGELDRYPYAEAPGVDRVGSPVWDGAEPDLGRVGRRTAGSRGRGLHGQLVQQLGQMIVSGDLGADRPLVPEEIGQRFEVSRTVVRESLRVLEAKGLVSARPNVGTRVRPVSDWNLLDPDIIEWRAYGPQRDDQRRELSELRWTIEPLAARLAAGHGREDVQQRLADMVEIMGHALGQGDALTFARADSEFHSLLIQVAGNRMLEHLSGIVSAALQVSGGPVAGCERPNETSLAHHGRIVDALAGGDGAAAETAMRQLLTVHPEVERVVPAPREH